Proteins from one Xiphophorus hellerii strain 12219 chromosome 8, Xiphophorus_hellerii-4.1, whole genome shotgun sequence genomic window:
- the LOC116725071 gene encoding bromodomain-containing protein 3-like: MSSDAEPDPKMPVNPPPPEVTDPNKPGRRTNQLQYMEKVVVKALWRHQFAWPFYQPVDAVSLGLPDYHKIITSPMDLGTIKKRLENNYYWSSSECLQDFNTMFTNCYIYNKPTDDIVLMALALEKIFLQKVSQMPQKEEEIVPHAGKGKGRKSILPEKRMRPEGTGRATTPTKSDFEARDIPNPNTEHGGLREQLKYCSNILKEMLSKKHSAYAWPFYRPVDAKALGIHDYHDIIKYPMDLSTVKKKMDGGEYQDAQQFAADIRLIFSNCYKYNPSHHTVVDMARKLQGVFEQRFAKMPDEQVGVTAPSCTISSPASLDRSESTVEDSTRFAEPRKQLKTVDGQHAAVFQTPNPRKENDQKEHGGDVPKSASNPIVRNPLKENKDWDLREKALPATHEERRDSDNKALPMTYEEKHQLSLDINRLPGMKLARVVEILQASEPTMCTNNLDEIEIDFELLKPSTLRKLEQYVRTCLFKKFKKYQKKTSKSASQSVSTSSSLSDCASTNSSSEDTDS, encoded by the exons ATGTCCTCCGACGCTGAGCCAGATCCCAAAATGCCCGTGAATCCCCCTCCTCCAGAGGTGACCGATCCCAACAAGCCTGGCCGTCGGACCAACCAGCTGCAGTACATGGAGAAAGTGGTGGTGAAAGCTCTGTGGCGGCACCAGTTCGCTTGGCCGTTTTACCAGCCTGTTGATGCAGTCAGTCTCGGGCTACCA GACTATCATAAGATCATAACATCTCCCATGGACTTGGGCACCATCAAGAAACGCCTGGAGAACAACTACTACTGGAGTTCAAGCGAATGCCTGCAGGACTTCAACACCATGTTTACCAACTGTTACATATATAACAAG CCTACCGATGACATCGTGCTGATGGCTCTTGCCTTGGAGAAGATTTTCTTGCAAAAAGTTTCCCAGATGCctcagaaagaggaggagattGTTCCTCATGCAGGCAAAGGGAAAGGCAGAAAAAGCATCCTTCCAG AAAAAAGGATGAGGCCTGAAGGCACGGGCCGAGCAACCACTCCTACCAAGAGCGACTTTGAAGCAAGGGACATTCCAAACCCAAACACAGAACATGGAGGACTGAGGGAACAGCTGAAGTACTGCAGCAACATCCTGAAGGAGATGCTGTCGAAAAAACATTCCGCCTACGCCTGGCCATTCTACAGGCCTGTAGACGCTAAAGCTCTGGGGATTCACGATTACCACGACATCATCAAATACCCAATGGATCTCAGCACTGTGAAA aaaaagatggatggaggagAGTACCAGGACGCTCAGCAGTTCGCTGCAGATATCCGCTTAATTTTTTCCAATTGTTACAAGTACAACCCCTCCCATCACACTGTGGTCGACATGGCCAGAAAGCTTCAG GGAGTGTTCGAACAGAGGTTTGCTAAGATGCCAGATGAGCAAGTGGGGGTCACCGCTCCCAGCTGCACCATCAGCAGTCCGGCTAGTTTGGACAGATCTGAGTCAACAGTGGAGGACTCCACCCGGTTTGCTGAGCCACGAAAACAG CTAAAGACAGTTGACGGACAGCATGCAGCCGTTTTTCAAACCCCAAACCCGCGGAAGGAGAATGACCAGAAAGAACATGGCGGGGATGTACCTAAAAGTGCTTCAAACCCTATAGTTAG GAATCcattgaaagaaaacaaagattggGATTTGAGAGAGAAGGCTTTGCCGGCTACACACGAGGAAAGACGGGATTCAGACAATAAAGCCTTGCCGATGACATATGAGGAAAAACATCAGCTAAGCCTCGACATCAATCGCCTTCCTGGCATGAAGCTGGCCCGCGTGGTCGAAATCCTTCAAGCTTCGGAGCCCACCATGTGCACCAATAACCTGGATGAGATTGAGATCGACTTTGAGTTACTGAAGCCGTCCACTCTGCGGAAGCTCGAGCAATATGTCAGAACCTGCCTGTTcaagaaattcaaaaaatatcaaa AGAAGACCAGCAAAAGTGCCTCTCAGTCTGTCAGCACAAGCAGCAGTTTGTCAGATTGTGCCTCCACCAACTCAAGTTCAGAAGACACTGACTCATAA